From Echinicola jeungdonensis, the proteins below share one genomic window:
- a CDS encoding glutamate synthase subunit beta — protein sequence MGEKEGFIKYKRELESSRNPKDRINDYKEIHHPIAPETLNNQAARCMDCGIPFCHQGCPLGNVIPEFNDAVYREEWEEAFNILRGTNNFPEFTGRICPAPCEASCVLGINKDAVAIELIEKNIAEKAYELGIAKTKIPETRTGKKVAVIGAGPAGLAAADQLNQAGHDVTLFEKDKKVGGLLRYGIPDFKLEKHVIDRRVEFMEKEGVTLATGTEIGVDITAEKIMLDFDAVVLSTGAQEPRDLKINNRDAKGVHFAMEFLGEQNRVVSGERKGENPISAKGKHVIVIGGGDTGSDCIGTSNRHGAASITQLELLPKPPKQRTNLNPWPEWPMTIRTSSSHEEGADRVWSVLTKEFTKDEKGNVNGLTLVDIEWKEENGRMQFFEIEGTERTVPCDLALLAIGYTGPKQNGLLEAFGVEAYDNTLPKSKEYQSTQKGVFLAGDMRRGQSLVVWAISEGRECAVKVDEYLNGKSSSLAKRDQSFYRNVEDAQFYQ from the coding sequence ATGGGAGAGAAAGAAGGATTCATAAAATATAAAAGAGAGTTAGAAAGTAGCCGTAATCCTAAAGACAGGATCAACGACTACAAAGAAATCCACCATCCGATTGCGCCTGAAACCTTAAATAATCAGGCAGCACGATGTATGGATTGTGGCATCCCATTTTGTCATCAGGGATGTCCTCTTGGAAATGTTATTCCTGAATTTAACGATGCGGTTTATCGTGAAGAATGGGAAGAAGCATTCAATATCTTAAGAGGTACTAACAACTTCCCTGAATTTACAGGCAGAATTTGCCCTGCTCCTTGCGAGGCAAGCTGCGTCCTGGGTATCAACAAAGACGCAGTTGCCATTGAATTGATCGAAAAGAATATAGCTGAAAAAGCATATGAACTAGGCATCGCCAAAACTAAAATTCCTGAAACCAGAACCGGCAAGAAAGTAGCCGTTATTGGTGCAGGGCCTGCTGGCTTGGCTGCAGCTGATCAACTTAACCAAGCTGGTCATGATGTGACCCTTTTCGAAAAAGATAAAAAAGTAGGTGGACTTCTAAGATACGGTATCCCGGATTTCAAACTTGAAAAACATGTGATCGACCGTAGAGTAGAGTTCATGGAAAAAGAAGGAGTTACTTTGGCCACAGGAACTGAAATCGGTGTAGATATTACGGCAGAAAAAATCATGCTGGATTTTGATGCAGTTGTACTTTCTACAGGTGCTCAGGAACCACGTGATTTGAAGATCAATAACAGGGATGCAAAAGGAGTTCATTTTGCCATGGAGTTTTTGGGAGAGCAAAACCGTGTCGTAAGTGGGGAAAGAAAGGGTGAAAATCCGATAAGCGCCAAAGGAAAGCATGTTATCGTAATCGGTGGTGGTGATACGGGTAGTGACTGTATTGGGACCTCCAACCGTCACGGAGCGGCCTCCATTACCCAATTGGAACTTTTGCCTAAACCACCCAAGCAGCGTACCAACCTTAATCCTTGGCCAGAATGGCCAATGACCATCAGAACTTCCAGTTCTCATGAAGAAGGTGCGGATAGGGTTTGGTCCGTGCTTACCAAAGAATTTACTAAAGATGAAAAAGGCAATGTAAACGGACTTACTTTGGTGGACATCGAATGGAAAGAGGAAAACGGAAGAATGCAGTTCTTTGAAATTGAAGGAACTGAAAGAACCGTTCCTTGTGACCTTGCTTTGCTAGCTATCGGTTATACCGGACCTAAACAAAACGGTCTATTGGAAGCATTCGGGGTAGAAGCTTATGATAACACCCTTCCTAAATCCAAGGAATACCAAAGCACCCAAAAAGGTGTATTCCTTGCAGGTGATATGAGAAGAGGGCAGTCATTGGTTGTTTGGGCCATCTCCGAAGGTCGTGAGTGTGCTGTAAAAGTGGATGAATACCTTAATGGAAAATCCTCCAGTCTTGCAAAAAGAGATCAGTCTTTCTACCGCAATGTAGAAGACGCCCAATTTTATCAATAA
- a CDS encoding TIGR04282 family arsenosugar biosynthesis glycosyltransferase produces the protein MQDNAIIVFQKAPLEGKVKTRLSAVIGDKKAVEVYRYLLKHTHAILAKYPVDIFVYFQEKVDPSFLNNERYKSGLQTGNDLGEKMKNAFEDVFKKGYQKVAIIGSDCLELNGNILDEAFEALTFQDLVIGPAKDGGYYLLGLKDPYPSLFEHMPWSSPQVYSKTMQEVKSLKLNAHKLPKLADVDEYKDLGELKGILNIP, from the coding sequence ATGCAGGACAATGCCATCATCGTTTTCCAAAAAGCCCCATTGGAAGGAAAAGTAAAAACCCGATTGAGTGCAGTTATTGGAGATAAAAAAGCAGTGGAAGTTTACCGGTATCTATTGAAACATACCCATGCTATTTTGGCCAAATACCCGGTAGATATTTTTGTTTATTTCCAGGAAAAGGTGGATCCTTCTTTCCTAAACAATGAAAGATATAAATCTGGCCTTCAGACTGGTAATGACCTTGGAGAAAAAATGAAAAATGCTTTTGAAGATGTTTTCAAAAAGGGCTATCAAAAAGTGGCTATCATTGGTTCAGATTGCCTGGAATTGAATGGCAATATTTTGGATGAGGCTTTTGAGGCATTGACTTTTCAGGATTTGGTAATTGGCCCTGCCAAGGATGGTGGTTATTATCTTTTGGGTTTGAAAGACCCCTACCCTTCCCTTTTTGAGCATATGCCTTGGAGCAGCCCGCAGGTTTATTCCAAAACCATGCAGGAAGTGAAAAGCTTAAAGTTAAATGCACATAAACTACCCAAACTGGCCGATGTTGATGAATATAAGGATTTAGGGGAACTTAAGGGGATTTTGAATATTCCCTAG
- a CDS encoding Spy/CpxP family protein refolding chaperone, with translation MKNLLIVAALMLVIVFQSQAQRGEHKREFNPEKMAQKITDKMAEKLELSEDQKQKVYQLHLDRLQKRKEQHQEMMEKRKAMREKMEAEHKENQAKLEEILTPEQKAKWEEIKKDEWEKRRKYRDAKGNPDREKLKKMHQEKKKEGESDG, from the coding sequence ATGAAAAATCTATTGATAGTCGCCGCCCTCATGTTGGTGATAGTTTTTCAGTCCCAAGCCCAGCGGGGGGAACACAAAAGGGAATTTAACCCTGAAAAAATGGCCCAGAAAATTACAGACAAAATGGCTGAAAAACTAGAATTAAGCGAGGACCAAAAACAAAAAGTATATCAGTTGCACCTGGACCGCTTACAAAAAAGAAAGGAACAGCATCAGGAAATGATGGAAAAAAGAAAAGCCATGCGGGAAAAAATGGAGGCTGAGCACAAGGAAAATCAGGCAAAATTGGAAGAAATTTTAACCCCTGAACAAAAAGCCAAATGGGAAGAAATTAAAAAGGATGAGTGGGAAAAAAGGCGAAAATACAGAGATGCCAAAGGAAATCCAGACAGGGAAAAATTGAAAAAGATGCATCAGGAAAAGAAAAAAGAAGGTGAATCAGACGGTTAA
- a CDS encoding NAD(P)/FAD-dependent oxidoreductase, whose translation MQNSLNHPIPNLPVSNRKKIVILGGGFAGLKLARKLIGSDYQVVLLDKNNYHQFQPLFYQVATAALEPSAISFPLRKIFHHTPNVTFRMAEAEKVDQENKRIYTNAGYLDYDYLVLALGADTNYFGMKNIMEYGTPMKTVSEALYIRNRIIANYERAINTEDLETRKAMMNVVIVGGGPTGVELAGAIAELRNNVLPKDYPELNFKNMKVVLAEASGNLLVGMSKESSEKAIEYLKKLGVEVRLNAVVEDYDGLTIKIKDQKSLKTRTLLWAAGVKPNHIEGLHKEQMIKNGRLIVDKTNQLIHSDGIFVVGDLCVQKTEDYPNGHPQVAQVAIQQADNLAYNLKAMADNRPLKDFKYKDLGSMATVGRKLAVVDLPFWKFQGFFAWITWLFVHLMAIVGVKNRIFIFLDWAWNYLSFDPALRLLIRPKYVKPKEKEALVEDKNE comes from the coding sequence ATGCAAAATTCCCTCAATCATCCCATCCCAAATTTACCTGTCTCCAACCGCAAAAAGATAGTCATTCTCGGCGGTGGATTTGCAGGTTTAAAACTTGCAAGAAAACTGATTGGCTCGGACTATCAGGTGGTCTTGTTGGACAAAAACAATTATCACCAGTTTCAACCCTTGTTCTATCAGGTGGCTACTGCTGCACTGGAACCTAGTGCCATTTCATTTCCCCTTAGGAAAATTTTTCATCATACCCCCAATGTAACTTTCAGAATGGCTGAAGCTGAAAAAGTGGATCAGGAGAATAAAAGAATCTATACCAATGCAGGGTATTTAGATTATGATTACCTGGTACTTGCCCTGGGGGCAGACACCAATTATTTTGGAATGAAAAATATCATGGAGTACGGTACACCCATGAAAACCGTTTCAGAAGCACTATACATTCGTAATAGAATCATAGCAAATTACGAAAGGGCAATTAATACCGAAGACCTCGAGACCAGAAAGGCCATGATGAATGTGGTCATTGTGGGTGGTGGTCCTACTGGAGTCGAATTGGCAGGTGCCATTGCCGAGTTGAGAAACAATGTACTTCCTAAAGATTACCCTGAGCTTAATTTCAAAAATATGAAAGTGGTACTGGCCGAAGCCAGCGGTAATTTATTGGTCGGGATGTCAAAGGAGTCGAGTGAAAAAGCTATAGAATATCTTAAAAAATTAGGAGTGGAAGTCCGGCTCAATGCAGTAGTTGAAGATTATGATGGTCTTACCATAAAAATCAAAGATCAAAAAAGTCTAAAAACCAGAACTTTACTTTGGGCTGCAGGGGTAAAACCTAATCATATCGAAGGGCTCCATAAGGAACAAATGATCAAAAATGGAAGATTGATAGTAGATAAGACCAACCAGCTGATCCATTCAGATGGGATTTTTGTGGTTGGGGATCTTTGTGTGCAAAAAACCGAAGATTATCCTAATGGCCATCCCCAAGTGGCCCAAGTGGCCATCCAACAAGCAGATAATCTGGCTTATAATTTGAAAGCAATGGCTGATAACAGGCCTTTAAAGGATTTCAAGTACAAAGATTTAGGGTCTATGGCAACGGTTGGACGGAAACTGGCCGTGGTGGATCTCCCTTTCTGGAAATTTCAAGGTTTTTTTGCCTGGATTACTTGGCTTTTTGTTCACCTTATGGCTATCGTAGGAGTAAAAAACAGGATTTTCATCTTTCTGGACTGGGCTTGGAATTACCTATCCTTTGACCCCGCATTGAGGTTGCTTATCAGACCAAAATATGTCAAACCCAAAGAAAAAGAAGCCCTGGTGGAGGATAAGAATGAATGA
- a CDS encoding YebC/PmpR family DNA-binding transcriptional regulator produces MGRAFEFRKERKFKRWSKMSKVFTRLGKDIVIAVKAGGPDPDNNPKLRTVIQNAKGAQMPKDRIESAIKRAVSKDQGDYEEVVYEGYAPHGVAILVEAATDNINRTVANVRHYFTKGGGSLGTSGSVSFMFERKAVFRFPKEEHDMEELELELIDYGLEDIDENEGEIYIYTAFEDFGNMQKALEDKNIEITNAEFQRFPMNTVELTPEQEEEVNKMIERMEEDDDVNQVFHNMA; encoded by the coding sequence ATGGGAAGAGCATTCGAGTTTAGAAAAGAACGAAAGTTTAAGCGCTGGAGTAAGATGTCCAAAGTTTTTACCCGCTTAGGCAAAGATATTGTCATTGCAGTAAAAGCTGGAGGACCTGACCCGGATAACAACCCTAAGCTTCGGACGGTCATCCAAAATGCCAAGGGTGCCCAAATGCCCAAAGATCGGATCGAATCCGCCATCAAAAGAGCCGTTAGCAAGGATCAAGGGGACTATGAAGAGGTAGTTTATGAAGGTTATGCTCCTCATGGTGTAGCCATCCTTGTGGAAGCAGCTACCGATAATATCAACCGTACAGTAGCCAATGTCCGTCACTATTTTACCAAAGGAGGGGGTTCATTGGGCACTTCCGGTTCTGTAAGTTTTATGTTTGAAAGGAAAGCAGTTTTTAGATTTCCAAAAGAAGAGCATGATATGGAGGAGCTGGAATTGGAATTGATTGATTATGGCTTGGAAGATATTGATGAAAATGAAGGGGAAATCTATATCTATACAGCTTTTGAGGATTTTGGAAACATGCAAAAGGCGTTGGAGGATAAGAATATAGAAATTACCAATGCGGAATTTCAACGTTTTCCAATGAACACGGTTGAACTTACCCCAGAACAGGAGGAGGAAGTCAACAAGATGATTGAAAGGATGGAGGAAGACGATGATGTCAACCAAGTTTTTCACAATATGGCTTAA
- the yjjX gene encoding inosine/xanthosine triphosphatase, translating into MAFPKRKNIQKKDRQKLVIVGSKNPVKIQCTDNGFHQAFEDQQFIVQGMNVDSQVSDQPFGDQETFQGAFNRAKNAKKSFPEADFWVGIEGGVDDFEDQMVAYAWVVVLDHKNQIGKSKTGTFFLPDIISKLIKNGLEPGAADDKVFDRENSKEGNGAVGILTHGHVNRVEYYQQAILLALIPFMNGHIY; encoded by the coding sequence ATGGCATTTCCTAAAAGAAAAAATATTCAAAAAAAAGATAGGCAAAAACTGGTTATTGTTGGGAGCAAAAATCCTGTAAAGATTCAATGCACAGATAATGGATTTCACCAAGCCTTCGAGGACCAGCAATTTATTGTTCAGGGAATGAATGTGGATTCCCAGGTTAGTGATCAGCCCTTCGGGGATCAGGAAACTTTTCAAGGAGCATTTAATAGAGCCAAAAATGCCAAAAAAAGCTTTCCTGAGGCAGATTTTTGGGTGGGTATTGAAGGGGGAGTGGATGATTTTGAGGACCAAATGGTTGCTTATGCTTGGGTGGTAGTCCTTGACCACAAAAACCAAATCGGCAAGTCTAAAACGGGCACCTTCTTTTTACCGGATATTATCAGTAAATTAATCAAAAACGGGCTTGAACCTGGAGCAGCAGATGATAAGGTGTTTGATCGTGAAAATTCAAAAGAAGGAAATGGTGCAGTGGGAATTCTAACCCATGGCCATGTAAATCGTGTTGAATATTACCAACAGGCCATATTGCTTGCTTTAATACCTTTTATGAATGGACATATTTATTAA
- a CDS encoding thioredoxin family protein has protein sequence MLQELEQDNLKEVIAENDKVVVQYGASWCGSCRIMKPKMKRLSGNYEGVKFFYVDAEKFTESRKLAEVNNLPTFAAFKNGELVNQTQTSKEESLKALIDEIADN, from the coding sequence ATGTTACAAGAATTAGAACAGGACAACCTGAAGGAGGTTATTGCAGAAAATGACAAAGTAGTGGTGCAATATGGAGCCAGTTGGTGTGGAAGCTGCCGAATAATGAAACCCAAGATGAAGCGGCTTTCTGGCAATTATGAAGGAGTAAAATTCTTTTATGTGGATGCCGAAAAATTCACCGAATCCCGAAAGTTGGCCGAAGTAAATAACTTGCCCACCTTTGCTGCTTTCAAAAACGGGGAACTTGTGAATCAAACTCAAACTAGTAAAGAAGAATCACTAAAAGCCTTGATAGATGAGATTGCCGATAATTAA
- a CDS encoding DUF6952 family protein — MRLPIIKHVVGFIEENDEDWVNESIELLESMTEIESLKDEEIEVMGELLSNLYGSLEVNKMIKDGMDKKEAMNSFMKRVMGSIDK; from the coding sequence ATGAGATTGCCGATAATTAAACATGTAGTAGGGTTCATTGAGGAAAACGATGAGGATTGGGTCAATGAATCCATAGAACTTTTGGAATCCATGACCGAAATTGAATCCTTGAAGGATGAGGAAATTGAGGTGATGGGGGAATTGCTCTCCAACCTTTATGGATCCCTGGAAGTCAATAAAATGATAAAAGACGGAATGGATAAAAAAGAAGCCATGAATTCCTTTATGAAAAGGGTTATGGGGTCCATTGATAAGTAA
- a CDS encoding nitroreductase family protein: MDKPTFDINEVNKIIRNRRSMFVAQFKENDPVDDKIIEQMLENANWAPTHKLTEPWDFTVFSGDGLKKLANFQSELYKKKAEQDGNFKEATFQKLKENPLKCSHIIAIGMKRDLNAGIPEMEEIAAVSMAVQNMYLTASAHGLAGYWGTGGVTFYPEAKSFFGLGDNDRLMGFFYVAKPTLDGWPKGRRKPIGEKVRWVK; the protein is encoded by the coding sequence ATGGACAAACCCACATTTGATATCAATGAAGTCAATAAAATAATTCGAAACAGACGTTCCATGTTTGTTGCGCAGTTTAAGGAAAATGATCCGGTAGATGATAAAATTATTGAGCAGATGCTGGAGAATGCCAACTGGGCACCCACTCATAAATTGACAGAACCTTGGGATTTTACTGTTTTTAGTGGAGATGGATTGAAAAAGTTGGCCAATTTCCAATCAGAATTATACAAGAAAAAAGCAGAACAAGATGGCAACTTTAAAGAAGCCACATTCCAAAAGTTGAAGGAAAACCCATTAAAATGCAGTCATATCATTGCCATAGGTATGAAAAGGGATTTGAATGCAGGAATTCCTGAAATGGAAGAAATTGCAGCAGTATCCATGGCCGTTCAGAATATGTACCTAACAGCAAGTGCTCATGGTCTGGCTGGCTACTGGGGAACAGGTGGAGTGACGTTTTACCCGGAAGCAAAGTCATTTTTTGGTTTGGGAGATAATGACCGCTTGATGGGGTTCTTTTATGTGGCCAAACCAACTTTGGATGGGTGGCCCAAGGGTAGAAGAAAACCTATTGGAGAAAAAGTGAGGTGGGTGAAGTAG